The Nitrospinaceae bacterium genome has a segment encoding these proteins:
- a CDS encoding cysteine dioxygenase family protein, translated as MPESMERFIGEVREIVRAGGTEEEMTARVAERLGKVLDDPELLTEAQLLVKKEGFTLNCVHIEQDDSFSIGAGIWDVGQTTPVHDHGTWGVIGIVRGVEKEESFHREGPRLMEGRAVIKPAGSRLAKPGDVFVCCTTDQDAHRVTCASDEPVVGIHVYGDDLAKIPRLKYDIDTGEVTSFQTGWDYASMSA; from the coding sequence ATGCCAGAGTCAATGGAACGTTTCATCGGAGAGGTGCGCGAAATTGTTCGCGCGGGCGGCACGGAAGAAGAAATGACCGCCAGGGTGGCCGAGCGGCTTGGAAAAGTTTTGGACGATCCAGAGCTTCTCACCGAGGCGCAGCTACTTGTTAAAAAAGAGGGCTTCACCCTCAACTGTGTTCACATCGAGCAAGACGATAGTTTTTCCATCGGTGCGGGCATCTGGGATGTGGGCCAGACGACACCCGTCCACGATCACGGCACCTGGGGCGTGATCGGTATTGTCCGCGGGGTCGAGAAGGAAGAGAGTTTTCACCGAGAGGGGCCTCGCCTCATGGAAGGCCGCGCAGTGATCAAGCCTGCCGGTAGTCGGCTGGCAAAGCCCGGTGATGTGTTTGTCTGTTGCACCACCGACCAGGATGCCCACCGTGTCACCTGCGCCTCAGACGAGCCCGTTGTCGGCATCCATGTCTACGGCGACGACCTCGCTAAAATTCCCCGCCTGAAATACGATATCGACACCGGGGAAGTCACCTCTTTTCAAACGGGCTGGGACTATGCCAGCATGTCGGCCTGA
- a CDS encoding methylated-DNA--[protein]-cysteine S-methyltransferase produces the protein MNIKRKSEFSHPLNIRVSLVQLGEIREAAEFAQVSVSGWMRDRLGGAARREIREATKLQHDRGMSERINNEEVGMKKTNSSEKLIGQVAKEISVGAAGGASGGGAGAKVSAVRMLNGRGGAKLDDSAFGGDPTILRQARKEIGEYLKGKRTEFGLKVDLSGLTSFSRDVLRAAEKIPYGETRSYGWVAKESGHPKASRAVGGALHRNPVPLLIP, from the coding sequence ATGAATATTAAGCGAAAATCCGAATTCTCCCATCCATTGAACATCCGGGTTTCCTTGGTGCAATTGGGCGAGATTCGCGAGGCGGCGGAGTTCGCTCAGGTATCTGTGTCGGGATGGATGCGTGATCGGCTGGGTGGGGCGGCGAGGCGGGAGATTCGAGAGGCGACGAAGCTGCAGCACGACAGGGGGATGAGCGAGCGGATTAACAACGAGGAGGTTGGCATGAAAAAAACGAATTCATCGGAGAAATTGATTGGTCAGGTGGCCAAGGAAATTTCGGTTGGCGCCGCAGGCGGTGCCTCGGGCGGCGGCGCAGGCGCAAAGGTGTCCGCCGTTCGAATGCTTAATGGGCGGGGCGGGGCAAAGCTTGATGATAGCGCCTTTGGCGGGGACCCTACGATTCTTCGCCAGGCGAGAAAAGAAATCGGGGAATATCTCAAAGGAAAAAGAACGGAGTTTGGCTTAAAGGTGGACTTATCGGGCCTGACCTCATTTTCTCGCGATGTTCTTCGCGCAGCTGAAAAAATCCCCTACGGCGAAACACGCTCGTACGGCTGGGTGGCGAAAGAGTCTGGACATCCCAAGGCCTCGCGTGCTGTGGGCGGTGCGCTTCATCGAAACCCGGTACCGCTACTCATACCCTGA
- a CDS encoding CBS domain-containing protein, with protein MKVKELMASQVETLGRNDTLSFAEDLMKMKRFRHLPVLEDELLVGIVSQRDLFRAALSSAMGFGTKAQGEYLKTVLVKEVMTDEVVTIRPDDDITKAAKKMLREKIGCLPVVNGDKLVGLISESDIVRLAAES; from the coding sequence CAGGTAGAAACCCTTGGTCGCAACGACACGCTCTCGTTTGCCGAGGATCTGATGAAAATGAAGCGATTTCGACACCTTCCCGTTCTTGAGGATGAACTTCTGGTCGGTATCGTGTCGCAGCGGGACTTGTTCCGGGCGGCGCTTTCCTCCGCCATGGGTTTTGGAACCAAGGCCCAGGGCGAGTACTTGAAAACGGTGCTGGTCAAAGAAGTGATGACTGATGAGGTTGTTACCATTCGTCCGGATGATGATATCACCAAGGCAGCAAAGAAAATGTTACGGGAAAAGATTGGCTGCCTCCCGGTGGTCAATGGCGACAAGCTAGTGGGCCTGATCAGCGAGAGCGATATCGTGCGGCTAGCTGCAGAAAGCTAA